The nucleotide sequence TATACATTgtttgagatatataaaaaaaaactaagtCTGCAAATTGTCCATAAGAAATTGTGGGATTGCACATCAATAAGCTATTGTAGTCTCTCTTTAAATTGTCACTTAACTTGGAACACTTCAATTCCCACATCATCAGAATGTTTCATTCAAGAGACTATCATTCTCCCCAATTGAACCTTCAATTTGAAATGCTCCATCCTCATATATGAAACAAATTGCACATCTACTATTGAACTAATTGGTGGTAGtttttatccaaaaaaaaaaaaaactgtatatATAATTGGAGATCATCCCAACACAAGGAAATTAATTTACCACAAGTGTTAATTGTGCAACTAAAAATATCCTAAAAAATTGGTTATACCTAAAAGCAATTATCAAACATTATCTCATTTGTATAATATGATCACTTATCCAACCAATACAATCATACTTCTCCTGTTAATATACTCATGGTAAAATTCAAGAGACTATCATTCTCCCCAATTGAACCTTCAATTTGAAATGCTCCATCCTCATATATGAAACAAATTGCACATCTACTATTGAACTAATTGGTGGTAGtttttatccaaaaaaaaaaaaaactgtatatATAATTGGAGATCATCCCAACACAAGGAAATTAATTTACCACAAGTGTTAATTGTGCAACTAAAAATATCCTAAAAAATTGGTTATACCTAAAAGCAATTATCAAACATTATCTCATTTGTATAATATGATCACTTATCCAACCAATACAATCATACTTCTCCTGTTAATATACTCATGGTAAAATTCAAGAGACTATCATTCTCCCCAATTGAACCTTCAATTTGAAATGCTCCATCCTCATATATGAAACAAATTGCACATCTACTATTGAACTAATTGGTGGTAGtttttatccaaaaaaaaaaaaaactgtatatATAATTGGAGATCATCCCAACACAAGGAAATTAATTTACCACAAGTGTTAATTGTGCAACTAAAAATATCCTAAAAAATTGGTTATACCTAAAAGCAATTATCAAACATTATCTCATTTGTATAATATGATCACTTATCCAACCAATACAATCATACTTCTCCTGTTAATATACTCATGGTAAAATGCATTAAAATATTCCTTCAAGATAaatagaagaaggaaaaaaaaaaaaaaaaaaacaaactaaACAGTCTTTCGATGATTTTTCGAAAAAACtattttctttttgaattttTCTCGAGAGAAACTCTTATTTTCAGATTTTGTATCCGTTCAGCCCTTTATACGGGTAATGCCAAGTCCAATCTACGTCATATGGATCGATGGATATGATGCATCCTTAAAAGTCATGATTATTATCGTAATGTTAAGTTAGACAAAAAAGACTGTCttacttaaaagtattgtaacaactataattttttgaaaaatcttaaaaagtataaaaagcaaaaaaagaaaaaaaacaataagGCAGTGATTCCGTGCGACTTGGTCCACCTTCGAGTCTGTCACCCACTCCGACCTTTTACACGTGCGCCCATCCCGCCGCCAAATCCGCAACTAcccatcctctctctctatcCGACTCGGTGTCTTCTAACGCtcgcctcctctccctcctccaccACCTCGACGTGATTGCCTAGTTCAAGTAGCAACAGCACCActtgcggtggcggcggcggcggcggaagaaGGAGACGGAGGAGATGACGGTGAAGGGGGGGACGAACCAGTCATGCGCGGCATGCAAGTACCAGCGGCGGAGATGTGCGGCGGATTGTCCCCTCGCCGCCTACTTCCCGGCCGACCAGCCGAAGCAGTTCCTGAACTGCCACCGCCTGTTCGGCGTCAGCAACATCCTCAAGATCATTAACCGCCTCGACCCGCCGCAGCAGGCCGAGGCCATGAAGTCCATCATCTACGAGGCCAACATCCGCGACCGCGACCCCGTTCATGGCTGCCTCGGCCTCATCTGCTCCCTGCACCTGCATATCCACCACTTGGAGCAGGAGCTCGAGGCCACCAACAGTCAGCTCCTGctccaccgccaccaccagctcgccgcctcctcctcctcctcttcctcttctaccATGATCGATGGCGCCGCCAGCTACCTTCTCCTCGACAACGGCGTCTCCATCGTCGAGAGCTGCAGCATCGCCGACAACAACGACATCAACATGAAGGCGGCGGAACGTTTCTGGGCTCACCATTCTTCCGCCCTGCATGCCCCGATGGACGATGAGATCTCACCCTCCTCGGACGCCATAGACGAAGATGGAGCCTACGAATCATGGTCCAAAACTTGCGCTCACTGTATCGTTCGACTTCCTACGATCCCAATCACAATTCTGATGGAAACTGCTTGCTCGATCCTCTCGACCAGCTCCGAGTCTCCGCTCAAGGACACGATGCACTCGGCGATGGCTCACGTCTCACGGAACGAACTCAAGAGCGCCGCCGCTTGCTTCACTCTCACCAGCGCCGTCAACTGAGGGCCACCTCCCGGGCTTCCAATTGCTTCACTGTAATCTTCTTCGCCACCCATGTATCATATAATCTCTGCTAATAATACCCGGCGATGTTGGATTTCCGCAGCACATATTAGCATGGAGTTGAGGTTTGTGATGAATAAAGCGATTCTTTTGCTAGGGTAGTACGTAGTTTTTTTTGCTTCACTTACTACCATAACACACAGAAGAACTAATCCTTGTGGGAATCATATTTCTTTTTCCCTGCAATTTTGTTGACATTTTGAGTGAAAAGGTATCGTAAAGTTTGATTAATAAGGAAAAAATGATCTGATTACTTGCTAGTTCAAAGTTGCTTAGATTTTACATGGAACATCCTGTCAATTTAGCCACCAAAGATAGTTCATATCCATGTATTCCATGCTCCATTTCTGTAAACATTAGGTTAACGAATTTGTCATCTCTGTATCGAGCATGAAGACATAACAATGATTGCTGCATTCATGCAATGAGCATGAAGAAATAATAAGaattagattcatgattttattctGATGTTAAGAGGTTGTAAAAGAAAGGCAATCTCTTAACCAAACATGAACAGAGGAGAaagtctgctgctgctgctgctgttgctcatATTAATCGACTGTCGAGAATAAGGTTGTCTTCAAACctctatctctttctctctttctttctttctgaatactcctctttctctttctttctctatatATGTATTAGTTGTCTTCTCTCATTTTCTGAAAGTAGTGGGAAATTTAGTTGAAATATTCAAcgtattattatctttttaccGCAGAGTATGGTGCAATGATTTCATATTCATATCAGGCAAAACAAAGGTATgcattctctctctctatctctcactCTCTCTTCGTTGCTGAGCATATGCTGATTTCTATCATTGTTCTATCTATCGATCTGTCGATTTATTTATCTAAACTTTCAATCTATCTTATCTATCTATCAATTTGATTATCAATATATCTTTGTATTGTTACAAAATTCCTACTGTGTTCTTCCCTTTCACTTTACTTGGTTTAACTCTTGGACTATGATTGATTCTTAGATCAGTTTAAGACAACAATATACTTCATATATGGATCCTATTAAAATACAAATAATTACTGTTCCTACAGCTACTGTTACTGCTGGTAGTGCCAACTAAAAGGCAGATTCCGCGCACAGGAGTCCAATCTATGGCTTAGTGGGGCGGCCATCTTTTATGTCCCCTTCTCTGTCACGGATCAGCTCCGAATCTTGTCTGTCCTCTCTCCACCTGTCCCAGAAACCGATACCATCAGCTCATATAACGCCCATTCTATATAACCACCAGTCCGATTCGTAgcagtttttttgtttttgtttttgtttttgtttatttACCGCTCTGATAGTTTATAGCGTTTTGATAGAGCGGCCGTCATTTTCCGAAATATAACGTCTCCATCGGGAAGAAAAGAAAGCAGCAGACAGCAGACTGATATGAACGACCGACATAAAATGGGggattacttcttcttcttctccgtgtTTCTCTACTTCGCTCCTTCTGTTTGTTTATATGTCTCTGAATCCAGTGCCGTCTTCTCTGAAGAGTTCCGTGGGCAGCAAGAGCACCAATGCCCACAACGGTGGTAGAGATGGAGGCGGAGGCGAGGTCGAGGGCGGCTTCTTCTACCACCACGGCGAGCGGAGCCGGGGCCTCTGCTCCTCCTGGATCAGCCGCTTGCACATGAGGCTCCTGTCCCTCCCGCCTACCGCCGCGCCGCCTCCTCCGACGCCGCCTGCACGCCGGAAACTCCCGGCGGATGCCGGTGAAGGTGGCGTCGTCCTCAGCCGCCTCAACGACGACAACTACCCGCATACGATCTCCACCGACGAGTCCCGAACCCGGACTTCCATTTCCAATCTCAACTCGCCTTTCGTCGACCGCCGCTACCTCAACCTGTTCGAGAGGAGGCCCATCGCGGGCGTCCCCCGGCTTCGGTCGCCGCTACCGCCGCCGCAGATCGTGTATGGCGACGAAGGAGAGCGATCGGTCAGTGGGTTCGGCCCCTTCCAGCTCAGGTCAAGGAACGCCGCCCTTCGTCGAGGAGCACAGGAGAGCCTCGGCCGCGACAGCAGTGGCGGGGAAAGGGTTCTTGGAAGCGGGAAGTACCACCACCGCGGTTATTTTCCTCTCTTCCGCAGGATGGCTCACCTCGGGGAAGCTTCGAATGGAGAAAAGGGAATGCTCGGATCTCGTCTCGGAAGTCGGATTGAATCTGTACATGGCGAGGAACAATTAGATCAGGTGAATGTGTGCTTTCCTCCGAGGAGGGCGCCTGATGTCCACGACCAGGTGAAATTGTCCCCATTCTTCCAGTTTCGGCCATCCTTGAACTCGGATTACACGATTGCTAGGAACAAGGTAATCGTTGGCCATCCAACGGACGACGGAAACACCAAAATTTTGGAGCATCGGAGTCAATTGAGATCGTCACTGCCCATGTCTTACTTCCCACCACAGCAAGTGGCTGATGATCTTCCATCTTGGCGACCGTATGAAAAGCGACACTTCTCTACCGATCAATGGAGTGCGAGTTGTACTTCTGTTCAGCATGCAGCAAGAAGCAGAGGTGAGCCCTCTCTGGAACTTGCTTCTGTTGTtcggaaagataaatctgcatgccTGGAGTAGTCTTAATCTGTTTCTATTACAGGTGCTGCTTACAATGATGGTGCTGGCCCAATTAGAACATTTTGTGTAAGTTTCTTCTTACCCTTGATCAActaattgggtttcaagcttcaaATGCATGGAATATCACTTAAAAGACCTTTTTTCAAGGTTAAATTTCCTGGATAGTCCTCAAGTATCAGTGCTCTTTTGAGTTGGTCCTCAGCCTATCTTTTGCATCAAATTGGTTCTCCATTATTGGTCCTATATCAGTCAAAATTTTCTGTCATCTTCCTTTTGGTAGCAATAATGGATGGATGAGTTGTGATAACCTTTTTGTGGATTCGACTTTTAACATTTCTCATGTCATCG is from Musa acuminata AAA Group cultivar baxijiao chromosome BXJ1-6, Cavendish_Baxijiao_AAA, whole genome shotgun sequence and encodes:
- the LOC103989428 gene encoding uncharacterized protein LOC103989428 isoform X2, whose translation is MSLNPVPSSLKSSVGSKSTNAHNGGRDGGGGEVEGGFFYHHGERSRGLCSSWISRLHMRLLSLPPTAAPPPPTPPARRKLPADAGEGGVVLSRLNDDNYPHTISTDESRTRTSISNLNSPFVDRRYLNLFERRPIAGVPRLRSPLPPPQIVYGDEGERSVSGFGPFQLRSRNAALRRGAQESLGRDSSGGERVLGSGKYHHRGYFPLFRRMAHLGEASNGEKGMLGSRLGSRIESVHGEEQLDQVNVCFPPRRAPDVHDQVKLSPFFQFRPSLNSDYTIARNKVIVGHPTDDGNTKILEHRSQLRSSLPMSYFPPQQVADDLPSWRPYEKRHFSTDQWSASCTSVQHAARSRGAAYNDGAGPIRTFCNATVNHLERTSVCLSEPEEPFSFWNMGRFKRRNTVSSTIGLTRNLSIKRNANLDESLPPKFRKLGHED
- the LOC135677042 gene encoding LOB domain-containing protein 27-like; amino-acid sequence: MTVKGGTNQSCAACKYQRRRCAADCPLAAYFPADQPKQFLNCHRLFGVSNILKIINRLDPPQQAEAMKSIIYEANIRDRDPVHGCLGLICSLHLHIHHLEQELEATNSQLLLHRHHQLAASSSSSSSSTMIDGAASYLLLDNGVSIVESCSIADNNDINMKAAERFWAHHSSALHAPMDDEISPSSDAIDEDGAYESCSESPLKDTMHSAMAHVSRNELKSAAACFTLTSAVN
- the LOC103989428 gene encoding uncharacterized protein LOC103989428 isoform X1, encoding MSLNPVPSSLKSSVGSKSTNAHNGGRDGGGGEVEGGFFYHHGERSRGLCSSWISRLHMRLLSLPPTAAPPPPTPPARRKLPADAGEGGVVLSRLNDDNYPHTISTDESRTRTSISNLNSPFVDRRYLNLFERRPIAGVPRLRSPLPPPQIVYGDEGERSVSGFGPFQLRSRNAALRRGAQESLGRDSSGGERVLGSGKYHHRGYFPLFRRMAHLGEASNGEKGMLGSRLGSRIESVHGEEQLDQVNVCFPPRRAPDVHDQVKLSPFFQFRPSLNSDYTIARNKVIVGHPTDDGNTKILEHRSQLRSSLPMSYFPPQQVADDLPSWRPYEKRHFSTDQWSASCTSVQHAARSRGAAYNDGAGPIRTFCDPHILPQNATVNHLERTSVCLSEPEEPFSFWNMGRFKRRNTVSSTIGLTRNLSIKRNANLDESLPPKFRKLGHED